The nucleotide sequence ATTATTAACTATAACAGTAAACAAGTACTTTTCAACTGTCTAAACTCTTTAGTGCAAAGTACTAGTTCAACTTCAACTGAAATGTTTGTAATTGATAATGCCTCTTCTGATAGTATAAAAGGTATAGAACCAGAATTCCCCACCATTAAATTTATTTATAATGAAAAAAATATTGGTTTCGCTGCTGCAAACAACATAGGTATAAAAAGATCTAAAGGAAAATATATCCTACTCTTGAATCCCGATACAAGAGTAAATGAAAATTCATTTCAACCGATGATTGATTATCTAGAGAACCACGACGATGTTGCAATAGTTGGTTGTAAAATTTTTAATACAAATGGAGAAATAGAGAGATCAACTCATTCTTTCCCATCTTTGCTTAAAGAGTTTGTTCATGCAAATGAGTTTATAAAAAATATGATTGGTTATGAAAGTAAGACTGCGGCTTTGTTGAAGAAATTTTTAAAGTCAAAATCATTGGAGAGTTATTGGGATCATAACAGTAGCAGGGAAGTTGATCATGTAACAGGGGCTTGTATGATGGTGAAGAAAGAAGCAATTGATAAAATCGGTATTTTAGATGAAGCTTTTTTTCTTTACAACGAAGAAGTAGAATGGAGTTACAGATTTAAACAAGCAGGTTACAAATCTGTTTTTCTACCGACTTCTAATATCATTCATCTGTTTGGACATTCAACCGGACAGCGTGTGCAAAAACAAGCGGTAAATAATCTTTTAGTAGAACGGTACAGAGGAATGTTCTATTTCTTTCAAAAGCATTATGGAGTTATCAATTTATTTTTATTACGAATATTAGTATTCGAAGGA is from Ignavibacteriota bacterium and encodes:
- a CDS encoding glycosyltransferase family 2 protein: MELSVIIINYNSKQVLFNCLNSLVQSTSSTSTEMFVIDNASSDSIKGIEPEFPTIKFIYNEKNIGFAAANNIGIKRSKGKYILLLNPDTRVNENSFQPMIDYLENHDDVAIVGCKIFNTNGEIERSTHSFPSLLKEFVHANEFIKNMIGYESKTAALLKKFLKSKSLESYWDHNSSREVDHVTGACMMVKKEAIDKIGILDEAFFLYNEEVEWSYRFKQAGYKSVFLPTSNIIHLFGHSTGQRVQKQAVNNLLVERYRGMFYFFQKHYGVINLFLLRILVFEGFTLRILFSFISSFFISNERNRLKKIERASMRKILSLIFKTDFDWRKNS